From Arachis stenosperma cultivar V10309 chromosome 2, arast.V10309.gnm1.PFL2, whole genome shotgun sequence, one genomic window encodes:
- the LOC130961978 gene encoding uncharacterized protein LOC130961978 isoform X1, giving the protein MEENIKRLFQIVQSVSEDNNAKRDRVMEATDLKLEAIQTSITQLLSDHKRDHSFMHESSTGSHSGADNFYRCGSNKSILKEDQISLVAIHMTGMAIPWFQMSQCSAPFRSWNQLKHASGIEFGPSLFKSPRELIFKLQQQGSVSNYYVEFIALANRTHIHPLNALRDCFISVLRPDIKREVKAQCPPLLMKVVSLARLYEDKFSSAPRHTSDPTSYRSQFQTPAPQSQIRTPPRNTLPPLLPTPNQKLTFPSS; this is encoded by the exons ATGGAGGAGAATATCAAGCGTTTATTCCAGATAGTTCAATCGGTATCGGAGGACAATAACGCTAAGCGTGACCGCGTCATGGAGGCGACTGATTTGAAGCTAGAAGCGATCCAGACTTCCATCACACAGCTCCTTTCCGATCATAAACGTGACCATTCTTTCATGCATGAGTCATCAACAGGATCGCACTCAGGAGCCGACAACTTCTATCGATGTGGCAGCAACAAAAG CATTCTGAAAGAAGACCAAATCAGTCTTGTTGCAATACATATGACGGGCATGGCCATACCTTGGTTCCAAATGTCTCAGTGTTCAGCACCATTTCGCTCATGGAATCAACTTAAACATGCCAGTGGGATTGAGTTCGGACCTTCACTTTTCAAATCTCCACGGGAATTGATCTTCAAGCTGCAACAGCAAGGCTCAGTGAGTAATTATTATGTTGAATTTATCGCTCTTGCTAACCGCACTCACATTCATCCACTCAATGCTTTGAGAGATTGTTTCATTAGTGTCCTCCGACCTGATATTAAGCGCGAGGTCAAGGCACAATGCCCCCCTTTGCTAATGAAGGTGGTGAGTTTGGCTAGATTATATGAAGATAAGTTTTCTTCCGCTCCTCGCCATACTTCTGATCCTACATCTTATCGATCTCAGTTTCAGACTCCAGCTCCACAATCACAAATCAGAACACCTCCACGAAATACCTTGCCGCCACTTTTACCTACTCCCAACCAAAAATTGACCTTTCCTTCTTCCTGA
- the LOC130961978 gene encoding uncharacterized protein LOC130961978 isoform X2, producing the protein MEENIKRLFQIVQSVSEDNNAKRDRVMEATDLKLEAIQTSITQLLSDHKRDHSFMHESSTGSHSGADNFYRCGSNKSILKEDQISLVAIHMTGMAIPWFQMSQCSAPFRSWNQLKHASGIEFGPSLFKSPRELIFKLQQQGSVSNYYVEFIALANRTHIHPLNALRDCFISVLRPDIKREVKAQCPPLLMKVFQTPAPQSQIRTPPRNTLPPLLPTPNQKLTFPSS; encoded by the exons ATGGAGGAGAATATCAAGCGTTTATTCCAGATAGTTCAATCGGTATCGGAGGACAATAACGCTAAGCGTGACCGCGTCATGGAGGCGACTGATTTGAAGCTAGAAGCGATCCAGACTTCCATCACACAGCTCCTTTCCGATCATAAACGTGACCATTCTTTCATGCATGAGTCATCAACAGGATCGCACTCAGGAGCCGACAACTTCTATCGATGTGGCAGCAACAAAAG CATTCTGAAAGAAGACCAAATCAGTCTTGTTGCAATACATATGACGGGCATGGCCATACCTTGGTTCCAAATGTCTCAGTGTTCAGCACCATTTCGCTCATGGAATCAACTTAAACATGCCAGTGGGATTGAGTTCGGACCTTCACTTTTCAAATCTCCACGGGAATTGATCTTCAAGCTGCAACAGCAAGGCTCAGTGAGTAATTATTATGTTGAATTTATCGCTCTTGCTAACCGCACTCACATTCATCCACTCAATGCTTTGAGAGATTGTTTCATTAGTGTCCTCCGACCTGATATTAAGCGCGAGGTCAAGGCACAATGCCCCCCTTTGCTAATGAAGGTG TTTCAGACTCCAGCTCCACAATCACAAATCAGAACACCTCCACGAAATACCTTGCCGCCACTTTTACCTACTCCCAACCAAAAATTGACCTTTCCTTCTTCCTGA
- the LOC130962515 gene encoding uncharacterized protein LOC130962515, whose protein sequence is MASEKSFVVLVHHRGSIKRKTRSGVKFTNKDPLCVVVNPTTRYDDLVRSVLMKLGLEGVKRVKKFFYRIPVTILHDTVKYDCLTIGSDEDLQVMFLCRRQFSEVRTPELLAKLVDVVSSSGGSNRNTTDVATTAGSSSRAAVASSSVPVYEPAVQLVASPSFAVDLNDGVGDEVGSFDILPNALQGVPPVGVGDGVLGDAEEDDVEPDTIENDSGDEVGANGPALAGGGSSSGTQQYPPHFFSLDLDAMRHEGVLGHAVGFGARDAEGTAGLTEFQVGQQFQDKDEALLSVKTYSIRRGV, encoded by the coding sequence ATGGCTAGTGAGAAAAGTTTTGTTGTTCTGGTTCACCACAGAGGATCCATTAAGAGGAAAACTCGTTCCGGAGTGAAGTTCACAAATAAGGATCCTCTCTGTGTTGTCGTGAATCCAACGACAAGGTATGATGACCTTGTTAGATCAGTGCTGATGAAACTTGGCCTGGAAGGTGTGAAGCGGGTTAAGAAGTTTTTCTATCGCATTCCAGTCACGATCCTGCACGATACGGTTAAGTATGATTGTCTCACGATTGGTAGTGATGAGGACCTGCAAGTCATGTTTCTTTGTCGGAGGCAGTTTTCGGAGGTGAGGACACCAGAATTGCTCGCAAAGCTGGTTGATGTGGTATCCAGCTCAGGGGGTTCGAACCGGAATACCACCGATGTAGCCACGACAGCTGGTTCCAGTTCCAGGGCTGCCGTGGCTTCTTCCTCCGTCCCAGTGTACGAGCCAGCGGTCCAACTTGTTGCCTCCCCGTCTTTTGCTGTTGATCTGAATGACGGCGTAGGCGACGAGGTAGGATCCTTTGATATTCTCCCGAACGCCTTACAGGGCGTTCCACCGGTTGGCGTCGGAGACGGAGTCTTGGGTGATGCAGAGGAGGACGACGTCGAGCCGGATACGATTGAGAATGACAGCGGCGACGAGGTTGGAGCGAATGGGCCTGCATTGGCGGGCGGTGGTTCTAGCTCTGGCACACAGCAGTATCCACCACATTTTTTCTCGTTGGACCTGGACGCCATGAGACATGAGGGGGTTTTAGGGCACGCTGTTGGATTCGGAGCTAGAGATGCGGAAGGGACTGCTGGTCTGACAGAGTTCCAGGTTGGTCAGCAATTCCAGGATAAAGATGAGGCCCTGTTAAGCGTGAAGACTTACAGCATCCGACGAGGGGTATAG